One Amaranthus tricolor cultivar Red isolate AtriRed21 chromosome 10, ASM2621246v1, whole genome shotgun sequence genomic window carries:
- the LOC130825181 gene encoding anaphase-promoting complex subunit 7 → MDAPKDHMLNLLDHGLHNSAEILGQFLVSSSSVNSEANSNAKAENLLLLGDAFFREREFRRAINMYKQALQHHKFIPKQSASTLRSSLSMPNRSSSPSPLNISTFNENEVKFKIASCHAALNENKVALLEMDGIPIKARNLPMHLMMGKLYRNTRHTRAAVSCYKECLRQCPYLFEAITALAELGASAKEIISLLPQTPSRSGRPHSDHVESSRWLHHYAEAQCCITSNDYKGALEIFSDILQRFPNNVHILLEIAKVEAIIGKHDEALVSFEKARSLDPYVVTYMDEYAMLLKKKSEYPKLNKLVYDLLNIDSTRPEVFVCLSVLWERKDERGALSYAEKSIQMDERLVSGYIMKGNLLLAMNRPDAAAAAFRGAQELKPDLRSYQGLVYSYLAISKVKEALYIAREAMKAMPQSAVALKLVGDVHAKSSSGREKAKKFYESALRLEPGYLGAALALAELHVMEGRNGDAVSLLERYLKDWADDSLHVKLAQVFAATNMLQEALSHYQAALRINPQSEAAKLGLDRLEKQMKGVDPDAPDDDEENEVDDGEGDQEETELL, encoded by the exons ATGGATGCTCCGAAGGATCATATGCTCAACCTTCTTGATCATGGCCTCCACAACTCCGCTGAAATCCTT GGTCAATTTCTTGTGTCTTCATCTTCAGTGAACTCCGAAGCTAATTCTAATGCCAAGGCTGAGAATTTG CTTCTTTTGGGTGATGCATTTTTTCGGGAAAGGGAATTTCGGCGAGCTATT AATATGTATAAACAAGCATTGCAGCATCACAAGTTCATTCCGAAGCAAAGTGCTTCGACTTTAAGAAGCTCATTATCTATGCCAAACAGGTCTTCTTCTCCAAGTCCTCTTAATATTTCAACGTTTAATGAAAATGAG GTCAAATTCAAAATAGCATCTTGTCATGCAGcattgaatgaaaataaagttGCACTCTTGGAG ATGGATGGAATTCCTATCAAGGCTAGAAACTTGCCTATGCATTTGATGATGGGAAAACTTTATCGAAATACTAGGCATACTCGTGCAGCTGTTTCTTGTTACAAAGAATGTTTAAG ACAGTGTCCCTATCTCTTTGAAGCCATAACTGCTTTAGCTGAGCTTGGAGCTTCTGCCAAGGAGATTATTTCTTTACTTCCTCAG ACACCTAGTAGAAGCGGGAGGCCTCACTCTGATCATGTTGAATCTAGTCGGTGGCTACAT CATTATGCCGAGGCCCAGTGTTGCATTACTTCAAATGATTATAAAG GTGCCTTGGAAATATTTTCAGATATTTTGCAGCGATTCCCAAATAATGTACATATTTTACTTGAAATTGCAAAG GTTGAAGCCATTATTGGGAAGCATGATGAAGCTCTAGTGAGTTTTGAAAAG GCTCGTTCTCTGGATCCTTATGTAGTTACATACATGGATGAGTATGCGATGCTTCTTAAGAAAAAGTCTGAATATCCAAAGCTAAACAAGCTGGTGTATGACTTGTTGAATATTGATTCTACCAGACCAGAAGTGTTTGTCTGCTTGTCAGTGTTGTGGGAAAGGAAAGATGAGAGAGGAGCCCTATCTTATGCAGAGAAG AGTATTCAAATGGATGAAAGGCTTGTATCAGGATATATTATGAAG GGGAACTTGCTTTTAGCAATGAATCGACCTGATGCAGCTGCTGCAGCATTTAGAGGTGCTCAGGAGCTAAAACCCGATCTTCGTTCGTATCAAG GATTAGTTTATTCTTATTTGGCTATTTCAAAGGTTAAGGAGGCTTTGTATATTGCAAGAGAGGCGATGAAAGCAATGCCTCAATCGGCCGTTGCTTTAAAGTTAGTTGGAGATGTGCATGCTAAAAGCTCCAGTGGGAGAGAAAAG GCAAAAAAGTTTTATGAGTCTGCTCTCAGGCTGGAACCGGGTTATCTTGGGGCTGCATTAGCTCTTGCTGAACTTCATGTTATGGAGGGTCGAAATGGTGATGCTGTGTCTCTTCTTGAGCGTTACCTTAAAGACTGGGCAGATGATTCTCTTCATGTAAAGCTTGCTCAAGTATTTGCTGCCACAAACATGTTACAAGAGGCACTGTCTCATTATCAGGCTGCGTTGAG AATAAATCCCCAAAGTGAAGCTGCAAAGCTAGGGCTGGATCGATTAGAGAAGCAGATGAAG GGAGTTGATCCAGATGCACCTGATGATGACGAAGaaaatgaagttgatgatgGCGAAGGTGACCAGGAAGAAACCGAGCTTTTGTAA